In Mucilaginibacter celer, one DNA window encodes the following:
- a CDS encoding RagB/SusD family nutrient uptake outer membrane protein yields MKNQINKMLLMTIAGTALFCGCRKSETFPVDKVTSYFVFNPLDSAGAAAHGYLYQIYAIVKNGHNRVGGDYLDAASDDAVSSKSGTVQVKQIATNAVNSFNFPSGENFWEEQNATGIPSNSGTPSSYWAGIRAANTFITNIGVVPVKGQSPSGVPMRYVWQSEARFLRAYFYFELVKRYGGVPLLGDKVFSLNDNVAIPRSSFGDCIKYIVSECDAIKDSLLTYPLQLPDADNYRPTKGAAMALKARALLYAASPLFNGGNIDASNPLSGYTDFQADRWTAAANAAQDVMNLNTYKLDNNYRDIFLSQNNSELIWIRPGSITTSVEAANGPVGFPVGGTGNTSPTQELVDSYPMINGLPISDPASGYNTNDPYATFTTPKRDPRLTANIFYNGSMWLNSIVQTFEGGQSKPNSNIQQTVTGYYMHKFMGLSESGTSLVQHPTDWVAFRYADILLSFAEARNEVESSPQADVYKQLYDIRARAGIEPGAGNNYGLKPNMTKDEMRAVIQNEWRIEFAFEEHRFFDIRRWKIAEAVMNQPRTGISIVKTSSTLTFNPITVLSTAFVKKQYLYPIPYNEVAKNPNMKQNPGW; encoded by the coding sequence ATGAAAAATCAGATAAACAAAATGTTATTGATGACGATTGCCGGTACCGCGCTTTTTTGCGGATGCCGTAAATCTGAAACATTTCCGGTTGATAAAGTTACCAGTTACTTTGTTTTTAACCCGCTCGATTCGGCAGGCGCCGCGGCCCATGGTTACCTGTACCAGATTTATGCCATCGTAAAAAATGGCCACAACCGTGTAGGAGGCGATTACCTGGATGCAGCTTCAGACGATGCCGTATCGTCAAAATCAGGAACTGTACAGGTTAAGCAGATTGCAACCAACGCGGTTAACTCGTTCAATTTTCCATCAGGCGAAAATTTTTGGGAAGAACAAAATGCCACCGGGATCCCAAGCAATAGCGGTACGCCGTCATCGTACTGGGCAGGTATCCGCGCGGCAAACACTTTTATTACCAATATAGGCGTTGTGCCGGTAAAAGGCCAGTCGCCATCGGGTGTGCCTATGCGTTATGTATGGCAAAGTGAGGCCAGGTTTTTAAGAGCTTATTTTTATTTCGAATTGGTGAAACGTTATGGCGGTGTACCGTTATTGGGCGATAAGGTTTTTTCGCTTAATGATAACGTAGCCATACCCCGCAGTTCGTTTGGCGATTGTATTAAATATATTGTGAGCGAGTGCGATGCTATTAAGGATAGCCTGTTAACCTACCCGCTGCAACTGCCCGATGCCGATAATTACCGGCCTACCAAAGGCGCGGCTATGGCCTTAAAAGCCCGTGCGCTACTTTATGCTGCGAGTCCGTTATTTAACGGTGGTAATATTGATGCATCAAACCCGCTTTCGGGCTATACCGATTTCCAGGCCGACAGGTGGACTGCTGCTGCAAATGCCGCGCAGGATGTGATGAACCTGAACACTTACAAACTGGATAACAACTACCGTGATATATTTTTAAGCCAAAATAACAGCGAGCTGATCTGGATCCGCCCCGGATCGATCACCACAAGTGTTGAAGCGGCCAACGGCCCTGTAGGGTTCCCGGTAGGCGGCACGGGTAATACCAGCCCTACGCAGGAACTGGTTGACTCGTACCCGATGATTAATGGTTTGCCAATTAGCGATCCGGCTTCGGGCTATAACACAAATGACCCGTACGCTACTTTCACCACCCCAAAACGTGATCCGCGCTTAACAGCCAATATTTTTTACAACGGTTCTATGTGGTTAAACAGCATCGTGCAAACTTTTGAGGGCGGCCAAAGCAAGCCTAATTCCAATATCCAGCAAACCGTTACAGGTTATTATATGCACAAATTTATGGGCCTGTCTGAAAGTGGTACCTCGCTGGTGCAGCACCCTACCGATTGGGTGGCCTTTCGCTATGCCGATATATTGTTAAGTTTTGCTGAGGCCCGCAACGAGGTAGAAAGCAGCCCGCAGGCCGATGTTTACAAGCAATTGTACGATATCCGGGCAAGGGCAGGCATTGAGCCGGGAGCGGGCAATAATTATGGTTTAAAACCTAACATGACCAAAGACGAAATGCGTGCCGTTATCCAAAACGAATGGCGCATAGAGTTCGCCTTCGAAGAGCACCGCTTTTTTGATATCCGCCGCTGGAAAATTGCCGAAGCCGTAATGAACCAGCCGCGCACCGGTATCTCTATCGTAAAAACAAGCTCTACTTTAACTTTTAATCCTATAACGGTTTTAAGCACCGCCTTTGTTAAAAAGCAGTACCTGTACCCAATTCCTTACAACGAAGTGGCTAAAAACCCCAATATGAAACAAAATCCGGGTTGGTAA
- a CDS encoding prolipoprotein diacylglyceryl transferase: MFPTLSSLFEYLFHIRIPVPIQTFGFFVALAFLLPYYVFKSEFKRKEADGLIYAFNETEVVGAPASWLELLINGLLGFLFGFKVIGAFIERSKFVADPTGFIFSKEGNLIAGIIGLIVFAAWIYIDRKKTQLPKPVVETKLVHPYQLNTYLVFMLAFFGFIGAKLFNTIEHWQEFMYQPMKVLFASNGFSFYGGLIFGSVTYLYICHKKGMKLVHLADIGSPGMMLAYGIGRIGCQLSGDGDWGIVNYHPKPGYIPQWMWAFNYPHNAINAGVPIPGCNGFYCSQLAHGVYPTPFYEAAVCLLFFMLMWVFRKKITIPGVMFFTYLVLNGGERLLMEMIRVNPRYNILGMMFTQASLIGLLMLLGGITGFAFIIKNRKNNLQRRHTVV; the protein is encoded by the coding sequence ATGTTTCCAACGCTCTCCAGCCTTTTCGAATATCTTTTCCATATCCGGATCCCCGTTCCCATACAAACCTTCGGTTTTTTTGTAGCGCTTGCTTTTTTGCTTCCTTATTACGTTTTCAAATCTGAATTTAAGCGTAAGGAGGCTGATGGATTGATTTATGCTTTTAACGAAACAGAAGTAGTTGGCGCGCCTGCCTCATGGCTGGAGCTTTTGATAAACGGGCTATTAGGTTTTTTATTCGGGTTTAAGGTGATAGGGGCGTTTATCGAACGCTCAAAATTTGTGGCCGATCCGACCGGGTTTATTTTTTCTAAAGAAGGAAATTTGATAGCCGGGATAATCGGTTTGATAGTATTTGCCGCCTGGATTTATATCGACAGAAAAAAAACTCAGCTACCTAAGCCGGTAGTAGAAACTAAATTGGTACATCCCTATCAGTTAAACACTTACCTTGTGTTCATGCTGGCCTTTTTCGGTTTCATCGGTGCCAAATTATTCAATACCATTGAGCATTGGCAGGAGTTTATGTATCAACCCATGAAAGTGCTGTTCGCGTCCAATGGCTTTTCATTTTATGGGGGATTGATATTTGGCTCGGTAACCTACCTTTACATCTGCCACAAAAAAGGAATGAAACTGGTTCACCTGGCCGATATCGGTTCGCCGGGGATGATGCTGGCTTATGGCATCGGGCGGATTGGCTGCCAGTTATCCGGCGATGGCGATTGGGGTATAGTTAATTATCATCCTAAACCCGGTTATATACCCCAATGGATGTGGGCGTTTAATTATCCGCATAATGCTATCAATGCGGGCGTGCCTATACCGGGTTGTAACGGGTTTTACTGTAGTCAACTGGCACATGGGGTTTATCCAACACCGTTTTATGAAGCCGCGGTTTGTTTGTTGTTTTTTATGCTGATGTGGGTTTTCAGGAAGAAGATCACCATCCCCGGAGTTATGTTTTTTACCTACCTGGTGCTTAATGGCGGCGAACGCCTTTTGATGGAAATGATCCGTGTTAACCCCCGGTATAATATTTTAGGAATGATGTTTACGCAAGCAAGCTTAATCGGTTTATTGATGCTGTTAGGTGGGATAACCGGGTTTGCATTTATCATCAAAAACCGCAAAAACAACTTGCAAAGGCGGCACACAGTTGTGTAA
- a CDS encoding GH92 family glycosyl hydrolase — protein sequence MRSRLLIGVITLLSANTLFAQTESLVKYVNTRQGTNTKYEFSYGNTYPATALPFGMNTWTAQTGKNGDGWKYQYFKDTIRGFQQSHQCSSWVNDYAVFSFMPVTGKLTVNEDERAAAFKHDNEIARPSYYKVKLNNNITTEMTPTERGAHLRFTFPKGQASYLVLDGYTKASMVKIIPQERKIIGWVNNCRWAPQGFKNYFVITFDKPFADYGTWENKKNQLSAKNLTGEGDGVGAYLKFKNGETVQVKVASSYISPEQAETTLQAEIGKYKNFDDTRKAADKVWNTLLGRMKIEGATEDEKATFYSCMYHANLFSHQFFEYNKEGKPYYYSPYDGKLHDGYMYTDNGFWDTFRAQFPLNTIIHPKMQGQYVQALLDAQQQCGWLPSWSFPSETGGMLGNHAISLLTDAWVKGIHSFDPKQALEAYYHEATNKGPWGSANGRPGWKEYYADGYVPYTPQTLGSTAWTLEFAYDDFCGYQLAKQTGNAFYQNVFSRQMYNYKNLFDPKTRFMRAKDAKGNWIEPFDPMDWGGPYTEGNAWHWTWSVFQDTQGLINLMGGDKNFTAKIDSVFTEPGTIKVGGYGQVIHEMTEMAEFKMGQYAQGNEPIHHLLYMYNYAGQPWKAQQHLREVMDKMYNAGENGYPGDEDEGQMSSWYVLSAAGIYSVCPGTNEYVIGSPAFKKMTITLENGNKFVIEANNNSKQNVYIQSATLNGKPYTHNFIKHSDIMAGGVLRFEMGDKPNTTRGLAAEDKPFSLSKPIAN from the coding sequence ATGAGATCACGTTTACTCATCGGCGTAATCACGCTTTTATCTGCCAACACGCTTTTCGCCCAAACCGAAAGCCTGGTTAAATATGTGAACACCCGGCAGGGTACCAATACCAAATACGAGTTTAGCTACGGTAATACCTACCCGGCAACTGCGCTGCCCTTTGGCATGAATACCTGGACTGCCCAAACCGGTAAAAACGGAGACGGCTGGAAATATCAGTATTTTAAAGATACCATTCGTGGTTTTCAGCAATCGCACCAATGCAGTTCGTGGGTGAATGATTACGCCGTGTTTTCATTTATGCCGGTTACCGGGAAGTTAACCGTTAATGAAGATGAACGCGCAGCGGCTTTCAAACACGACAACGAAATAGCCCGACCGAGTTACTACAAAGTAAAGTTGAACAACAATATCACCACCGAAATGACCCCGACCGAAAGAGGGGCGCACCTACGCTTTACCTTCCCCAAAGGGCAAGCCTCGTACCTGGTGCTTGATGGTTACACCAAAGCAAGCATGGTGAAGATCATCCCGCAGGAGCGCAAGATCATCGGTTGGGTTAACAATTGCCGCTGGGCACCGCAGGGTTTTAAAAACTATTTTGTGATCACTTTTGATAAACCTTTTGCTGATTACGGTACCTGGGAAAACAAAAAGAACCAGCTCTCCGCCAAAAACCTAACTGGCGAGGGTGACGGGGTAGGCGCCTATCTTAAATTTAAAAATGGGGAAACGGTGCAGGTTAAAGTGGCATCGAGCTATATCAGTCCGGAACAAGCCGAAACCACCTTACAAGCAGAAATAGGCAAATACAAAAACTTTGATGATACCCGCAAGGCTGCCGATAAAGTTTGGAACACCCTGCTTGGCCGCATGAAAATTGAAGGCGCTACCGAAGATGAGAAAGCTACTTTTTACAGCTGCATGTACCACGCTAACCTATTCTCGCACCAGTTTTTTGAGTATAACAAAGAGGGTAAACCCTATTACTATAGCCCTTACGATGGTAAGCTGCACGACGGTTATATGTACACCGATAATGGCTTTTGGGATACCTTCCGTGCGCAGTTTCCTTTAAATACCATTATCCACCCCAAAATGCAGGGCCAGTATGTACAGGCTTTGTTAGATGCGCAGCAGCAATGCGGATGGCTGCCTTCATGGTCGTTCCCTTCGGAAACTGGCGGAATGTTGGGCAATCATGCTATCTCGTTGTTAACCGATGCGTGGGTTAAGGGCATCCATTCTTTCGACCCAAAACAAGCGCTCGAAGCTTATTATCATGAGGCTACCAACAAAGGTCCATGGGGTAGTGCCAACGGCCGCCCGGGATGGAAGGAATACTACGCTGATGGCTATGTGCCCTATACGCCGCAAACTTTAGGTTCAACCGCCTGGACATTGGAATTTGCTTATGATGATTTCTGCGGATATCAGCTTGCTAAACAAACCGGCAATGCCTTCTATCAAAATGTGTTTTCGAGGCAGATGTATAACTATAAAAACTTGTTCGACCCGAAAACCCGCTTTATGCGTGCTAAAGATGCTAAAGGCAATTGGATAGAACCTTTCGATCCGATGGATTGGGGAGGCCCATATACCGAGGGTAATGCCTGGCACTGGACCTGGTCGGTTTTTCAGGATACCCAAGGCCTCATTAACCTGATGGGTGGCGACAAAAACTTCACCGCTAAAATTGATTCTGTTTTCACCGAACCGGGTACCATCAAAGTTGGCGGCTACGGGCAGGTAATTCACGAGATGACCGAAATGGCCGAGTTTAAAATGGGCCAATACGCGCAGGGTAACGAGCCTATCCATCACCTGTTGTACATGTACAACTACGCCGGGCAGCCATGGAAAGCACAGCAACACTTGCGCGAGGTGATGGACAAAATGTACAATGCCGGCGAAAACGGTTATCCCGGCGATGAGGATGAAGGCCAAATGTCGTCATGGTATGTATTAAGCGCGGCTGGTATTTACAGTGTTTGCCCTGGTACTAATGAGTATGTAATAGGTAGTCCCGCATTTAAAAAGATGACCATCACGCTCGAGAACGGGAACAAATTTGTGATAGAGGCCAATAACAATAGCAAGCAAAACGTGTACATCCAATCGGCCACGTTGAACGGCAAGCCTTATACGCACAATTTTATCAAACACAGCGATATCATGGCCGGCGGCGTACTCCGTTTTGAAATGGGCGACAAGCCCAATACCACCCGCGGCCTTGCTGCCGAAGACAAACCGTTCTCACTATCAAAACCTATAGCAAACTAA
- a CDS encoding DUF4185 domain-containing protein, translating into MKKFAVITLMYCIVANLQSNAQTNRKPVNLTDLNFTVEAAPDWNNFLKRDNGWFGGDGIYTIPLNGIENKQANPDDPILFIFSDSMIGKIENGTMADGYKMIHNSVALLNGNKPVAAKMRFSWDTDKKGAAESTFIPRTPQTDSTDYYWLGDGFVNQELGNAVYIFGYRVRNVSTGAFGFKEVGNTLIKIPAGSQPPYHDLKQMDTPFYLTDKKGDIGSFGAGIYVNTTKAGAPAPDGYVYVYGVRGIGKNVMVARVLPKDFEQFDKWTFYDGANWVKDMGEVADVTDNVSNELSLTALPDGRYAMIFQVGGMSTNVGMRIGATPYGPFGPVIKVWDCRPDLEEKTFLVYNAKAHPSLSAPGELLISYNINSLEFIADLKKHPNLYRPRFIRLKINSKGK; encoded by the coding sequence ATGAAAAAGTTTGCAGTAATCACTTTAATGTACTGCATTGTTGCTAACCTGCAAAGCAATGCCCAAACCAATCGAAAACCGGTTAACCTCACCGACCTCAACTTTACGGTAGAAGCCGCCCCAGATTGGAACAATTTTTTAAAACGCGACAACGGCTGGTTTGGCGGCGATGGCATTTACACTATCCCCCTAAACGGCATCGAAAATAAACAAGCCAACCCCGACGACCCCATCCTGTTTATTTTTAGCGATAGCATGATAGGCAAGATCGAGAACGGTACAATGGCCGATGGCTATAAAATGATCCATAACTCGGTAGCGCTGCTTAACGGAAATAAACCGGTTGCTGCAAAAATGCGGTTTAGCTGGGATACCGATAAAAAGGGAGCTGCCGAATCAACATTCATCCCACGTACCCCGCAAACGGATAGCACTGATTATTACTGGCTGGGCGATGGCTTTGTAAATCAGGAACTGGGTAATGCAGTTTATATTTTTGGTTACCGGGTGCGCAATGTGAGTACCGGGGCATTCGGGTTTAAAGAAGTAGGCAATACACTTATAAAAATCCCGGCCGGCTCACAGCCACCTTATCATGATTTGAAACAGATGGATACCCCATTTTATCTTACCGATAAAAAAGGCGATATAGGCTCATTTGGCGCAGGCATTTATGTAAATACAACAAAAGCCGGTGCACCAGCACCCGATGGCTACGTTTACGTTTATGGCGTACGCGGAATAGGCAAAAACGTAATGGTAGCCCGTGTATTACCCAAAGATTTTGAGCAGTTTGACAAATGGACTTTTTATGATGGTGCAAACTGGGTAAAAGACATGGGCGAGGTGGCGGATGTTACTGATAATGTATCTAACGAGCTAAGTTTAACCGCCCTGCCAGACGGTCGTTATGCGATGATTTTCCAGGTAGGAGGGATGAGCACCAATGTAGGTATGCGCATAGGTGCTACTCCTTATGGCCCTTTTGGTCCGGTTATTAAAGTTTGGGATTGCAGGCCGGATTTGGAAGAGAAAACTTTTTTGGTGTATAATGCTAAGGCTCATCCAAGCCTTTCTGCTCCTGGTGAGTTGCTGATTAGTTATAATATTAATTCGCTGGAGTTTATTGCTGATTTGAAGAAGCATCCTAATTTGTATAGGCCGAGGTTTATTAGGTTGAAGATTAACTCAAAGGGTAAATAG
- a CDS encoding SusC/RagA family TonB-linked outer membrane protein has translation MRKIILFLLVIITMLPVLVYGQGRLITGTVRDAGGVLPGATITEKGVAGNGAIADTKGRFRLALKGSSNIVIVKFVGYQTQEVHIGNKTDMDVTLASNSQGLDEIVVIGYGKTSRITSTGSVSTVSAADIRTVPTANVQNALSGKLPGFFSQQSSGQPGKDASDFFIRGKSSLNSDGNKPLIIVDDIEYTYDQLQQINVNEIETISILKDASTTAIYGIKGANGVLVVTTRRGKAGKPQVNLRSETGLQSPTRTPKFLDAYNSALLINKAQANDGLTQEFTQQDLDLFKNGNDPYGHPNVDWYNKIFSKFTSQVNTNLDISGGTDQLKYFVSGGALIQNGLLREFPDPRGQVNNGYNFNRYNFRSNLDLKANKTLSMRLDITTRFSNLNSPNESAASALSEIYDFTKQTPFTAPFLNPDGSYAYAYSRFNTAHLPTLNARIATGGYQNSRRTDYNVLFNITQNLSALTEGLSLTGRIAYASTEQFTRGTGNYGEIPSYHYDAATKTTTKNPTGDYVFPSQYYSGNTNIYTTNVNSQLFANYDRSFHKNHVTGLLLFNQTAQTFSANPFLDPKVVGVPSKFRGISIKGGYDYAGKYLIDINAAYNGTDRFAANHRFGWFPAVGVGYNISKEKFFQDALPFIGLAKIRGSYGLVGSDVAPGNKYIYAQNYLQGGGYNFGASSTPISTYYEGALPNASVVWEKQREMDIGLDLNMLKDNSLSLTVDYFHNIRYDQLITPNNIPLTLGVDLPAINLGRTRNQGFDGQIGYHSNIGNVQFGTNLVFSYARNKILFMSEASPAYPWLARTGKSIGQPFGYQSLGYYTAADVAAINAYKAEHGSNQNNKQIAVPANGEVIQPGDLKYKDLNGDGFIDIFDQTAIGNPNLPNTTLGLNLQASYKGFSISVLFQGSFNYSFIVTGTGIEPFQSQFQPIHQQAWTPENAANAQFPRLTTSGSTVNSPTFYPSNYWLINAKYVRLKTVDIGYQFPTKMLPLHLNNARIYLSAYNLFTWNNYNKYQQDPEITSNTAGDAYINQRVVNVGLQLGF, from the coding sequence ATGAGAAAAATAATACTTTTCCTCCTGGTTATCATTACCATGCTCCCGGTTTTAGTTTATGGGCAGGGCAGGCTTATAACAGGTACGGTACGTGATGCAGGCGGCGTTTTGCCGGGTGCTACAATTACCGAAAAAGGAGTTGCCGGCAACGGGGCTATTGCTGATACCAAGGGCAGATTCAGGCTGGCGCTTAAAGGCTCATCCAATATAGTGATTGTGAAATTTGTGGGCTATCAAACACAGGAGGTACATATAGGCAATAAAACCGATATGGATGTTACGCTTGCCTCAAACAGCCAGGGTTTGGATGAGATTGTGGTAATTGGTTACGGCAAAACATCCCGTATTACCAGTACCGGTTCGGTAAGTACAGTTTCGGCGGCAGATATCCGTACCGTGCCTACGGCCAACGTGCAAAACGCGTTGAGCGGTAAGTTGCCGGGCTTCTTCTCGCAGCAATCATCAGGGCAACCGGGTAAAGACGCGTCCGACTTTTTTATCCGCGGTAAAAGCTCATTAAACAGTGATGGTAACAAACCGCTTATTATTGTTGATGATATTGAGTATACTTATGATCAGTTACAACAGATTAACGTAAACGAGATTGAAACCATTTCTATCCTTAAAGATGCTTCAACCACAGCTATTTACGGTATAAAGGGTGCCAACGGCGTATTGGTGGTAACTACCCGCCGTGGTAAAGCCGGTAAGCCACAGGTAAACCTGCGCAGCGAAACCGGTTTGCAATCACCTACCCGTACACCTAAATTTTTGGATGCTTATAACTCTGCATTGTTAATTAACAAGGCCCAGGCTAATGATGGTTTAACGCAGGAGTTTACCCAGCAGGATCTTGACCTGTTTAAAAACGGAAACGATCCTTACGGGCACCCCAATGTAGATTGGTATAACAAAATATTTTCAAAATTCACCAGCCAGGTAAATACCAACCTCGATATTTCGGGCGGTACCGACCAGTTGAAATACTTTGTATCGGGCGGTGCACTTATTCAGAATGGTTTGCTGCGCGAGTTTCCTGATCCGCGCGGACAGGTTAATAACGGCTACAATTTTAACCGCTATAACTTCCGCTCAAACCTCGATTTGAAGGCTAATAAAACCCTGAGCATGCGTTTGGATATCACTACCCGTTTCTCAAACCTGAACTCGCCAAACGAAAGCGCGGCAAGTGCATTATCTGAGATTTATGATTTTACCAAGCAGACTCCATTTACGGCACCATTCCTTAACCCTGATGGAAGCTACGCTTACGCTTACTCCAGGTTTAATACCGCACATTTGCCAACCTTAAACGCGCGTATAGCCACCGGTGGTTATCAAAACTCAAGGCGTACAGATTATAACGTGTTGTTCAACATCACGCAAAACCTGTCGGCCTTAACCGAAGGCTTATCGTTAACAGGCCGTATTGCCTACGCCAGTACCGAACAGTTTACAAGGGGTACCGGAAACTACGGCGAGATCCCATCGTACCACTACGATGCGGCTACCAAAACCACTACCAAAAACCCGACAGGCGATTACGTTTTCCCGAGCCAGTATTATTCGGGTAATACCAATATTTATACTACCAACGTAAACAGCCAGTTATTTGCTAATTACGACAGATCGTTTCATAAAAACCACGTTACCGGCTTGTTATTGTTTAATCAAACCGCGCAAACCTTTAGCGCCAATCCGTTTTTGGATCCTAAGGTGGTTGGTGTTCCGTCAAAATTCAGGGGCATCTCTATCAAAGGCGGATACGATTATGCCGGTAAATACCTCATTGATATCAACGCCGCTTATAACGGTACCGACAGGTTTGCGGCAAACCACCGTTTTGGCTGGTTCCCGGCGGTTGGTGTAGGGTATAACATCAGCAAGGAAAAATTCTTCCAGGATGCGCTGCCATTCATTGGCCTGGCCAAAATAAGAGGATCGTACGGTTTGGTTGGTTCGGATGTGGCTCCGGGCAACAAGTATATTTATGCCCAAAACTATTTACAGGGCGGGGGCTATAACTTTGGCGCATCATCTACGCCTATCAGTACTTATTATGAGGGTGCTTTACCAAATGCCAGCGTAGTGTGGGAAAAGCAACGCGAAATGGATATCGGTTTGGATTTGAACATGCTGAAGGATAACAGCCTCTCATTAACGGTAGATTATTTCCATAACATCCGCTACGATCAGCTCATCACGCCTAACAACATACCATTAACATTGGGTGTTGATTTACCGGCCATTAACCTGGGCCGTACACGTAACCAGGGCTTTGACGGGCAAATTGGTTACCACAGTAACATAGGTAACGTACAGTTTGGTACCAACCTGGTATTCTCGTATGCAAGAAACAAGATCTTGTTTATGAGCGAGGCTTCGCCTGCTTACCCATGGCTGGCCCGCACGGGTAAATCTATCGGTCAGCCTTTTGGTTACCAGAGTTTAGGGTATTACACCGCGGCAGATGTAGCGGCCATTAATGCTTACAAGGCCGAACACGGCAGCAACCAAAACAATAAACAAATTGCGGTACCTGCCAACGGAGAAGTAATTCAGCCCGGCGATTTGAAATATAAAGATTTAAACGGCGATGGTTTTATAGATATTTTTGATCAAACCGCTATCGGTAACCCTAACCTGCCAAATACAACTTTGGGTTTAAACCTGCAGGCAAGCTACAAAGGATTTAGCATCAGCGTGCTGTTCCAGGGATCGTTCAATTATAGCTTTATTGTAACCGGTACAGGTATCGAGCCGTTCCAAAGCCAGTTTCAGCCAATCCATCAGCAGGCCTGGACGCCTGAAAATGCGGCGAACGCGCAGTTCCCGCGTTTAACAACATCGGGTTCAACGGTTAACAGCCCGACTTTCTATCCGTCGAACTATTGGCTGATCAACGCCAAGTATGTACGTTTAAAAACGGTGGATATCGGTTACCAGTTCCCAACCAAAATGTTGCCATTGCACCTTAATAATGCCCGTATTTACCTAAGCGCGTACAACCTGTTTACCTGGAACAACTATAACAAATACCAGCAGGATCCTGAGATCACCAGTAACACCGCGGGTGACGCTTATATCAACCAGCGTGTAGTAAACGTAGGTTTGCAATTAGGATTTTAG
- a CDS encoding SGNH/GDSL hydrolase family protein → MKKFILFAGIIMLCSFQPKKPTKVVFFGDSITEYAVQPAGFITLIQQRLKAEHKDSDYEVAGAGIGGNKIYDLYLRYEDDVLTKNPDQVVIWVGVNDVWHKRMFGTGTDWDKFGKFYTALIKKLQAKNIKVTICTPASVGEKTDYSNELDGELNRYSNIIRDIAKQNNCDLVDFRTLCHDYNLKNNPTNKADGILTKDGVHLNDQGNQFVADIFYKTLFK, encoded by the coding sequence ATGAAAAAGTTTATACTGTTTGCAGGCATTATTATGCTGTGCAGTTTCCAACCTAAAAAGCCAACCAAAGTGGTGTTTTTTGGCGATTCGATTACCGAGTATGCCGTACAACCAGCCGGTTTCATCACCCTAATCCAACAACGTTTAAAAGCCGAGCATAAAGACAGCGATTACGAAGTTGCCGGAGCAGGCATTGGCGGAAACAAAATTTACGATCTGTATTTACGCTACGAGGACGATGTGCTAACCAAAAATCCCGATCAGGTAGTGATCTGGGTAGGGGTGAACGATGTTTGGCATAAACGCATGTTTGGCACCGGTACCGATTGGGATAAATTCGGCAAATTCTATACCGCGCTTATCAAAAAACTGCAGGCTAAAAATATTAAAGTAACCATCTGCACCCCTGCCAGTGTAGGCGAGAAAACCGATTATAGCAATGAACTGGATGGCGAGTTGAACCGCTACTCCAACATTATCCGCGATATTGCTAAACAAAACAACTGCGACCTGGTTGATTTCCGCACTTTATGCCATGATTATAATCTTAAAAATAACCCGACCAACAAAGCTGATGGTATCCTGACTAAAGATGGTGTACACCTGAATGACCAGGGTAACCAGTTTGTTGCCGATATTTTCTATAAAACCTTATTTAAATAA